From Paracoccus suum, the proteins below share one genomic window:
- a CDS encoding RNA polymerase sigma factor — MLDADQRRMLTAAGGTLFGYALALTRNREQAIDLVQDCVVRALAGPSAPDNERAFRGWLFAIARNSWVDQLRAFRRQRALQDAVGEASPVTDALSDGAVTQLAVREAFLLLSPDHRDVLALVDIGGFSYDETAIMLGINRGTVMSRVSRARAALATLLSDSRVVEFPGRNRRAGHG; from the coding sequence GTGCTGGATGCCGATCAACGCCGAATGCTGACAGCCGCCGGTGGCACGCTGTTCGGCTATGCGCTGGCGCTGACGCGCAACCGCGAGCAGGCGATAGATCTGGTCCAGGATTGCGTGGTCCGGGCGCTGGCGGGCCCATCGGCGCCGGACAACGAGCGTGCGTTCCGAGGCTGGCTCTTTGCCATCGCCCGGAACAGCTGGGTCGACCAGCTCCGCGCGTTCCGGCGTCAACGCGCGCTGCAGGACGCGGTCGGTGAGGCCAGCCCCGTCACCGACGCGCTTTCCGATGGCGCCGTGACGCAACTGGCGGTGCGCGAGGCGTTCCTTTTGCTCTCGCCTGATCACCGCGACGTCCTGGCGCTCGTTGATATCGGCGGCTTCAGCTATGACGAGACCGCGATCATGCTGGGCATCAACCGGGGAACGGTCATGAGCAGGGTAAGCCGCGCGCGCGCGGCACTGGCCACGCTGCTGTCCGATTCCAGGGTGGTGGAGTTTCCCGGGCGGAATCGGCGGGCCGGTCATGGCTGA
- a CDS encoding ABC transporter permease has protein sequence MIALGRVILLVLLIALWAAIAARMPQGLFASPMQTLAAAKVMLGEGRLYSAILASLRVYLTGTGLAAVLGIALGAAMGMAPLFGRIIDIFVYALAATPRVAFIPLIIVLLGLGIEAKVFIVFLGAVMPIILNTYTGVRGADRDLIEMARATGAGQGRIFAHVILPGAAPFLMTGLRIGATIGLINTVVAELYTAVSGLGGLLATYGASFRMAEYFVVVMTLSLIGVLVTEVLRHLENRLTRWTSAGSAKPSP, from the coding sequence ATGATCGCGCTTGGCCGGGTAATCCTCCTCGTCCTGCTGATTGCGCTGTGGGCCGCGATCGCCGCGCGCATGCCGCAGGGCCTGTTCGCCTCGCCGATGCAAACGCTAGCGGCGGCAAAGGTCATGCTGGGCGAGGGACGGCTTTACAGCGCCATCCTTGCATCGCTGCGGGTCTATCTGACAGGGACCGGGCTGGCCGCAGTCCTCGGGATCGCGCTCGGCGCCGCGATGGGCATGGCGCCCCTCTTCGGGCGGATCATCGACATCTTCGTCTATGCGCTCGCGGCGACTCCCCGCGTCGCCTTTATCCCGCTGATCATTGTCCTGCTGGGGCTGGGGATCGAGGCTAAGGTCTTTATCGTCTTTCTGGGTGCCGTCATGCCCATCATCCTGAACACCTACACCGGCGTGCGCGGCGCCGACCGCGACCTGATCGAGATGGCGCGCGCGACCGGGGCCGGGCAGGGTCGTATCTTTGCCCATGTCATCCTACCGGGCGCCGCGCCGTTCCTGATGACGGGCCTGCGGATCGGCGCTACCATAGGGCTGATCAACACCGTCGTGGCCGAGCTTTACACCGCTGTCTCCGGCCTCGGCGGGCTGCTGGCCACCTATGGCGCCAGTTTCCGCATGGCGGAGTATTTCGTGGTGGTCATGACCTTGTCGCTGATCGGCGTGCTGGTTACCGAGGTCCTGCGCCATCTGGAGAACCGCCTGACCCGCTGGACCTCGGCGGGCAGCGCCAAGCCCTCACCCTGA
- a CDS encoding anti-sigma factor family protein, with product MAEPLSPADRVSAYVDGEMTRQEAAEFAAQIAREPALAQTVARYQAMRAGVAALGRETVVIALPGQPQRRLPIRAATVLAAGLAALAVGGLWWAQRDMLTATAIIATAQDADTAAMVAQFEATVAGGALPSSGPAPALPDSITDLMQANGLRQAAASNLALPSGGIATARDFVGTHRCHVGIFSRPAAAGTASGLKLTDDGRTLLADWAEGGTEFTLISRSMAPVRFATLAISLHRASRAPDQSHPDLVLALTEARQSCLG from the coding sequence ATGGCTGAGCCATTGTCCCCCGCAGACCGGGTCAGCGCCTATGTCGACGGCGAGATGACGCGGCAGGAGGCGGCGGAATTCGCCGCCCAGATCGCGCGCGAACCAGCACTGGCCCAGACCGTGGCCCGATATCAGGCGATGCGTGCGGGTGTTGCGGCCCTCGGGCGCGAAACCGTAGTGATCGCCCTGCCGGGGCAACCGCAACGGCGCTTGCCGATCCGCGCCGCGACTGTCCTTGCCGCCGGTCTGGCGGCTTTGGCAGTCGGCGGGCTCTGGTGGGCGCAGCGGGACATGCTCACCGCGACGGCCATTATCGCGACTGCGCAGGACGCGGATACGGCGGCCATGGTCGCGCAGTTCGAGGCGACAGTCGCAGGAGGCGCCCTGCCGTCTTCCGGTCCGGCGCCTGCACTGCCGGACTCTATCACCGATCTGATGCAGGCGAATGGTCTGCGACAGGCGGCGGCGTCAAACCTCGCGCTGCCATCGGGCGGGATCGCCACGGCACGCGATTTCGTTGGCACGCACCGGTGCCATGTCGGCATTTTCTCGCGTCCAGCCGCCGCGGGAACGGCATCGGGCCTGAAGCTCACGGATGATGGCCGGACGCTGCTGGCCGACTGGGCCGAGGGTGGCACCGAGTTTACCCTCATATCGCGCTCGATGGCCCCGGTCCGCTTTGCCACCCTCGCCATCTCGCTGCACCGCGCCTCGCGGGCACCTGACCAGTCCCACCCCGACCTGGTGCTGGCACTGACCGAGGCGCGGCAGTCCTGCCTCGGCTGA
- a CDS encoding substrate-binding periplasmic protein: MKTWFVAGLLGLGIATSAFAQSYGVPSELLNNTRRLEGDTLQVCTDVTGKIGAFDREVATAIADALFLKVNFHEGFGGFPTSGDGFLDELQIAMTNTCDIMMGMTVQENSPFPDWAVLSRPYVSLPYLFVVRDDYKSFADVPRERKLGTPLSSMGERVFITWNQQQPKDRRYIRLPYADMDLMTKRVADGSIAGMLIWAPVYSDLRKSNPEAASLHPIPIAPVPETVTRVGILMKARDTYLRTQIDQAIDALVADGTIAGLMEKFGYAGTPGDAKGVQ; encoded by the coding sequence ATGAAGACCTGGTTTGTGGCCGGCCTGCTGGGCCTTGGCATCGCGACCTCGGCTTTCGCGCAAAGCTACGGCGTGCCGTCCGAATTGCTGAACAACACCCGCCGGCTGGAGGGCGACACGCTGCAGGTCTGCACCGACGTCACCGGCAAGATCGGCGCATTCGACCGCGAGGTCGCCACCGCCATCGCTGATGCGCTGTTTCTGAAGGTGAATTTTCACGAGGGTTTCGGCGGCTTTCCGACCAGTGGCGACGGGTTTCTGGACGAGTTACAGATCGCCATGACCAACACCTGCGACATCATGATGGGCATGACCGTGCAGGAAAACTCGCCCTTTCCCGACTGGGCGGTGCTCAGCCGGCCCTATGTCAGTCTGCCCTATCTGTTCGTGGTGCGCGACGATTACAAAAGCTTCGCGGACGTGCCGCGCGAGCGAAAGCTGGGCACGCCCCTGTCCTCGATGGGCGAGCGGGTGTTCATCACCTGGAACCAGCAGCAGCCCAAGGACCGCCGTTACATCCGGCTGCCCTATGCGGACATGGACCTGATGACAAAGCGAGTCGCCGATGGATCGATCGCGGGCATGCTGATCTGGGCGCCGGTCTACTCCGATCTGCGCAAGTCGAACCCCGAGGCGGCCTCGCTGCATCCCATCCCGATTGCGCCGGTACCCGAGACGGTGACGCGGGTCGGCATCCTGATGAAGGCGCGCGACACCTATCTGCGGACCCAGATCGACCAGGCAATTGATGCACTGGTTGCGGACGGCACGATTGCCGGGCTGATGGAAAAGTTCGGCTACGCGGGCACGCCGGGCGACGCCAAGGGCGTGCAGTAA
- a CDS encoding ABC transporter substrate-binding protein, giving the protein MRLKTLIATTVSLLVLGTAVGAAPFRLVITDLEPPLVPNSVVDIAKAGGYFDRAGVEVEIVRVQQTPMALAALQSGEGEMANVATESLVQLVAQGAKDLRAVTSPNKALPYLIAGKEGMTLEGLAGKSFGIGRIGSLDHTLSAKVLSDKGIDVEGLKMVALGQPNVRAQALAAGQIDATTISIGSYLALPGHDKLPILIPVKDYFKAAPVVSKVNAVKTETLENRGKEVTSVIEALTLAARDMAKDKDAWPKAMAPLRPDVDPATLATLGEAFLTSWSINGGLQKDELETTQEWLYQSEDFKGLPQVSLQDWADFGPVDAVLDKIGPVEGADKVSR; this is encoded by the coding sequence ATGCGCCTGAAAACCCTCATCGCCACGACCGTCTCGCTTTTGGTTCTGGGCACCGCCGTCGGGGCCGCGCCATTCCGGCTGGTCATCACCGACCTCGAGCCACCGCTAGTGCCGAACTCGGTTGTCGATATCGCGAAGGCCGGCGGTTATTTCGACCGCGCGGGTGTCGAGGTGGAGATCGTGCGCGTCCAGCAGACGCCCATGGCTCTCGCCGCCTTGCAGTCGGGCGAGGGCGAGATGGCCAACGTCGCCACCGAGAGCCTGGTGCAACTTGTCGCGCAGGGCGCCAAGGACCTGCGCGCTGTGACCTCGCCGAACAAGGCGCTGCCCTATCTGATCGCCGGCAAAGAGGGGATGACGCTGGAGGGGCTGGCCGGAAAAAGCTTTGGCATCGGCCGCATCGGCAGCCTCGATCACACGCTGTCTGCCAAGGTCCTGTCCGACAAGGGCATCGACGTCGAGGGGTTGAAAATGGTCGCACTGGGCCAGCCCAACGTCCGCGCGCAGGCACTGGCGGCTGGCCAGATCGATGCCACGACGATCTCGATCGGCAGTTACCTGGCGCTGCCCGGCCATGACAAGCTGCCGATCCTGATCCCGGTCAAGGACTATTTCAAGGCCGCCCCGGTCGTCTCCAAGGTAAATGCGGTCAAGACCGAGACCCTGGAAAATCGCGGCAAGGAGGTCACTTCGGTGATCGAGGCGCTGACGCTTGCGGCGCGCGACATGGCCAAGGACAAGGACGCCTGGCCCAAGGCCATGGCCCCGCTGCGCCCCGACGTTGACCCTGCGACCCTCGCCACGCTGGGCGAGGCGTTCCTGACGAGTTGGTCGATCAACGGCGGGCTGCAAAAGGACGAGTTGGAAACCACGCAAGAGTGGCTGTACCAGTCCGAGGACTTCAAGGGCCTGCCCCAGGTCTCGCTGCAGGACTGGGCCGATTTCGGACCAGTCGACGCGGTGCTGGACAAGATCGGTCCGGTCGAGGGCGCCGACAAGGTTTCGCGCTGA
- a CDS encoding pyrroloquinoline quinone-dependent dehydrogenase, giving the protein MLNLRKHLLIASTALICVAPGAFAQSVLDKYSPVTSEMLTTPPKGEWLQWRGDYSNTGFSQLDQINKDTVKNLELAWAWPMADVGIQETVPLIHDGVMFLQTSNGIVEALDAKSGDLLWTYRHVLPQLPESWSYQANQARRQKNSIALAGDKVILTTPDAKLVALDAKTGKVSWEKQVLDWQKGYSYTVGPLIAGDKIISAISGCSIAGTAGGCFIMAHDLNTGEELWRFNTINDPDNPKQGESWGEVPPENRWGGTPWTTGSYDPELGMTYWGVGMPGPYAELIRGSAEGKVLYTNSTLALDVNTGKLKWYYQHLPEDNWDLDSPFERILVDQDVDGAEHKLLISVPGKNGIAFALDRETGKYLWHKDTVFQNVVTKIDDDGTVHINRDLVPTAVGQPVHACTSVSGGKLWQVGSYSPLTQTYYVPLTEACNDVTPTQSEFTAGNAVGSVKFGPRVLPEGQDKAGLFEALSINPTQGDHLWQHRQREAPTSSVLATAGGLVFGGDAARYIKAFDDKTGDVLWQQRLNAPIGGSPVTYEIDGEQYLVVPTGYSNSASTISSAFPEMPLPNGTGNSIFVFKLKKDGQ; this is encoded by the coding sequence ATGCTGAACCTTCGCAAGCACCTGCTGATCGCCTCGACCGCGCTGATCTGCGTTGCCCCCGGCGCCTTCGCCCAAAGTGTGCTGGACAAATACAGCCCCGTCACCAGCGAGATGCTGACCACCCCACCCAAGGGCGAATGGCTGCAATGGCGCGGCGATTATTCCAACACCGGCTTCTCGCAGTTGGACCAGATCAACAAGGACACGGTCAAGAACCTGGAACTGGCCTGGGCCTGGCCGATGGCCGACGTCGGCATTCAGGAAACCGTGCCGCTGATCCATGACGGCGTGATGTTCCTGCAAACCTCAAACGGTATCGTAGAGGCGCTGGACGCCAAGTCGGGCGACTTGCTGTGGACCTATCGCCACGTGCTGCCGCAACTGCCGGAATCCTGGTCCTATCAGGCCAACCAGGCGCGCCGTCAAAAGAACTCTATCGCGCTCGCGGGCGACAAGGTCATCCTGACCACGCCGGACGCAAAGCTGGTCGCGCTGGACGCCAAGACCGGCAAGGTGTCCTGGGAAAAGCAGGTCCTGGACTGGCAAAAGGGCTATTCCTACACGGTCGGCCCGCTGATCGCGGGTGACAAGATCATCTCGGCTATCTCGGGCTGCTCGATCGCGGGGACCGCAGGCGGCTGCTTTATCATGGCGCACGATCTGAACACCGGCGAAGAGTTGTGGCGCTTCAACACCATCAACGATCCGGACAACCCCAAGCAGGGTGAAAGCTGGGGTGAGGTTCCGCCCGAGAACCGCTGGGGCGGCACGCCGTGGACCACCGGTTCCTACGATCCGGAACTGGGCATGACCTATTGGGGCGTCGGGATGCCCGGCCCCTATGCCGAACTGATCCGCGGCTCGGCCGAAGGCAAGGTGCTCTACACCAACTCGACGCTGGCGCTGGACGTGAACACCGGCAAGCTGAAGTGGTATTACCAGCACCTGCCCGAAGATAACTGGGACCTCGACAGCCCGTTCGAGCGGATTCTGGTCGATCAGGACGTGGACGGCGCCGAGCACAAGCTGCTGATCTCGGTTCCCGGCAAGAACGGCATCGCCTTCGCCCTCGATCGCGAGACGGGCAAATACCTTTGGCACAAGGACACCGTGTTCCAGAACGTCGTGACCAAGATCGACGATGATGGCACGGTGCATATCAACCGCGATCTGGTTCCGACCGCCGTCGGCCAGCCCGTCCATGCCTGCACCTCGGTCTCGGGCGGCAAGCTGTGGCAGGTCGGCTCGTACAGCCCGCTGACCCAGACCTATTACGTGCCGCTGACTGAGGCATGTAACGACGTGACCCCGACCCAGTCAGAGTTCACCGCCGGTAACGCGGTCGGCTCGGTCAAGTTCGGGCCGCGCGTGCTGCCGGAGGGTCAGGACAAGGCGGGCCTGTTCGAGGCGCTGTCGATCAACCCGACACAGGGCGATCACCTGTGGCAGCACCGCCAGCGCGAGGCGCCGACCTCGTCGGTGCTCGCGACTGCGGGCGGTCTGGTGTTCGGCGGAGACGCTGCGCGATACATCAAGGCCTTTGACGACAAGACCGGCGACGTGCTGTGGCAGCAGCGGCTGAACGCACCGATCGGCGGCTCGCCCGTCACCTACGAGATCGATGGCGAGCAGTATCTGGTCGTGCCGACCGGATATTCGAACTCGGCCTCGACCATCTCGTCGGCCTTCCCGGAGATGCCGCTGCCGAACGGCACCGGCAACTCGATCTTCGTGTTCAAGCTGAAGAAGGACGGCCAGTAA
- a CDS encoding c-type cytochrome, with protein sequence MLAQLSRPRAALAITSSLAMTLGSMWPGAAAAFTADQASAGKTEYTSQCAQCHGLRLEGLEAPGLFGQDVMGNWDTAGGLYEFISVAMPPAAPGQLGEAAYLNVVAYIMEQNGAKADDKELTVADAGAVSLVAATKDGATAMAAANQETAIEAGDTNVPQAFTWGKELPQFKQ encoded by the coding sequence ATGCTCGCTCAACTTTCCCGACCGAGGGCCGCCCTGGCCATCACGTCATCGCTGGCGATGACGCTCGGGTCGATGTGGCCCGGTGCCGCAGCCGCGTTCACGGCCGATCAGGCGAGCGCGGGCAAGACGGAATACACGTCGCAATGCGCCCAGTGCCACGGCCTGCGCCTTGAGGGTCTCGAGGCGCCCGGCCTGTTCGGCCAGGACGTGATGGGCAACTGGGACACTGCCGGGGGACTCTACGAGTTCATCTCGGTCGCGATGCCGCCGGCCGCGCCGGGCCAACTGGGCGAGGCCGCCTACCTGAACGTTGTGGCATACATCATGGAACAGAACGGCGCGAAAGCCGACGACAAGGAGCTGACGGTGGCGGATGCAGGCGCGGTCAGCCTGGTCGCGGCGACCAAGGACGGCGCCACCGCCATGGCTGCCGCCAATCAGGAAACCGCCATCGAGGCCGGCGACACGAATGTCCCCCAAGCCTTCACCTGGGGCAAAGAACTGCCGCAATTCAAGCAATAA
- a CDS encoding sigma-70 family RNA polymerase sigma factor, translated as MTVLEDIEASIPALRRYARALMRDPDRADDLVQDCLERAVAKRHSWRGDGPVQAWLFRILINRYRDLQRQNPGPGHLVAIDDLTFETAQPGGQEAGLALREVQDALARLPGDQREALVIVALEGNSFDQAASLLDIPKGTLMSRLARARATLRVLTGRGAGPTETRGPSQGARHE; from the coding sequence ATGACGGTCCTGGAAGACATCGAGGCCTCGATCCCTGCGCTGCGGCGCTATGCCCGGGCCTTGATGCGCGATCCGGACCGGGCGGATGATCTGGTGCAGGATTGCCTGGAACGGGCCGTTGCGAAGCGCCATTCGTGGCGCGGCGACGGCCCGGTTCAGGCCTGGTTGTTCCGCATCCTCATCAACCGTTACCGCGATCTGCAACGCCAGAACCCGGGTCCCGGCCATCTTGTGGCCATCGACGACCTGACGTTCGAGACCGCTCAGCCCGGCGGGCAGGAAGCCGGACTCGCCCTGCGCGAGGTGCAGGACGCGCTCGCCCGCCTGCCCGGCGATCAGCGCGAGGCGCTGGTCATCGTGGCGCTGGAGGGTAACAGCTTCGATCAGGCGGCCAGCCTTCTCGACATTCCAAAGGGCACGCTGATGTCGCGACTGGCGCGCGCTCGCGCGACGCTGCGGGTGCTGACCGGCCGCGGCGCCGGGCCGACAGAGACAAGGGGGCCAAGCCAGGGTGCCAGACATGAGTGA
- a CDS encoding ABC transporter permease, whose product MSSVVPILRGIHGIWLREIMRATRDKGQLLGGVSRPLIWLLILGVGLNPYFRGEVFGEVRLVLPYSYLQFLFPAVIVLNIMYTSIQFAVSVIWDREFGFLREVLVAPLPRWAALLGKVLGGATAATGHGILVLILARFADVTLTVPQVLQAVVYMFALSFALTCFGVVLASKVRSFEGFGVFSNTVILPLYFASSSVFPLDPSLTRTQLVATYPEWLVWLIRVNPITYAVDALRGILINFNQFPAQTGFGLVAAGCVGFFLWALRSFGR is encoded by the coding sequence ATGAGTTCAGTCGTCCCCATCCTGCGCGGCATTCACGGCATCTGGCTGCGCGAGATCATGCGCGCCACCCGCGACAAGGGCCAGCTGCTGGGCGGCGTCAGCCGGCCGCTGATCTGGCTGCTGATCCTCGGGGTCGGCCTCAACCCCTATTTCCGCGGCGAGGTCTTTGGCGAGGTCCGGCTGGTGCTGCCCTACAGCTACCTGCAGTTCCTCTTTCCCGCCGTGATCGTGCTGAACATCATGTACACTTCGATCCAGTTCGCCGTCTCGGTGATCTGGGACCGCGAGTTCGGCTTTCTGCGCGAGGTTCTGGTCGCGCCCCTGCCCAGATGGGCGGCGCTGCTGGGCAAGGTCCTGGGCGGCGCCACCGCCGCCACCGGCCACGGAATCCTGGTCCTGATCCTCGCCCGCTTTGCCGACGTGACCCTGACTGTCCCGCAGGTGCTGCAGGCGGTCGTCTACATGTTCGCGCTATCCTTTGCGCTGACCTGCTTTGGCGTGGTGCTGGCGAGCAAGGTCCGCAGTTTCGAGGGGTTTGGCGTCTTTTCCAACACCGTCATCCTGCCGCTCTATTTCGCTTCCAGCTCGGTCTTTCCGCTGGACCCGTCGCTGACCCGCACGCAACTGGTCGCGACCTATCCCGAATGGCTTGTCTGGCTGATCCGTGTCAATCCGATCACCTATGCGGTCGATGCGCTGCGCGGCATCCTGATCAACTTCAACCAGTTTCCGGCGCAGACCGGATTTGGCCTCGTGGCTGCGGGCTGCGTCGGTTTCTTTCTGTGGGCGCTGCGGAGCTTTGGCAGGTGA
- a CDS encoding ABC transporter ATP-binding protein: MFSIPTLASLPPAVQVRDLSLSYGSTLALDDVSMTVAPGSSFALLGPNGAGKTTLMSVLATLLPPGRGLAQVAGHDVVKAPLKVRKAIGMVFQDASLDDRLSAEENLDFHGRVYGMGPRARAQAIDRMLALVDLEDWRESIVRSFSGGMKRRLEIARALMHDPQILFLDEPTVGLDAQTRARIWVYLNAMRRERGLTLLTTTHYIEEVEGADQICIIDEGRIIAQGTPDELKTTLGHAFLHVKPASPDDREALIAAYPQARVLEDGALAIPAGGDQFGADFLARFGNRLSEMRYEAPTLEGVFLSLTGRALRDRADGERAAQRDAGRRAGRR; the protein is encoded by the coding sequence ATGTTCAGCATCCCGACCCTAGCTTCGTTACCTCCCGCGGTTCAGGTCCGCGACCTGTCCCTCAGCTATGGCAGCACGCTGGCGCTGGACGATGTGTCGATGACAGTCGCGCCAGGCAGTTCGTTCGCGCTGCTGGGGCCGAACGGGGCGGGCAAGACGACGCTCATGTCGGTGCTGGCGACATTGTTGCCCCCCGGCCGAGGGCTGGCGCAGGTCGCGGGCCATGATGTCGTCAAGGCGCCGCTCAAGGTCCGAAAGGCCATCGGCATGGTGTTTCAGGACGCCAGCCTCGACGATCGCCTGTCGGCCGAGGAGAACCTCGATTTTCACGGACGCGTCTATGGCATGGGCCCGCGGGCGCGCGCGCAGGCCATCGACCGAATGCTGGCGCTGGTCGATCTGGAGGATTGGCGCGAGAGCATCGTGCGCAGCTTTTCCGGTGGCATGAAGCGCCGGCTGGAGATTGCACGGGCGCTGATGCACGACCCGCAGATCCTGTTTCTGGACGAGCCGACCGTCGGACTTGACGCGCAGACCCGCGCGCGCATCTGGGTCTACCTGAACGCCATGCGCCGCGAACGCGGGCTGACGCTGCTGACCACCACGCATTACATCGAAGAGGTCGAGGGCGCAGACCAGATCTGCATCATCGACGAGGGGCGCATCATCGCGCAGGGCACCCCGGATGAGTTGAAGACCACGCTCGGCCATGCCTTTTTGCACGTGAAGCCTGCCTCGCCCGATGACCGCGAGGCGCTGATCGCGGCCTATCCGCAGGCGCGGGTCTTGGAGGACGGCGCACTGGCCATTCCAGCCGGCGGCGATCAGTTCGGCGCGGATTTCCTCGCCCGCTTTGGCAATCGTCTCAGTGAAATGCGCTACGAGGCGCCGACGCTGGAGGGAGTGTTCCTGTCGCTGACCGGCCGCGCGTTGCGGGACCGCGCCGATGGAGAGCGGGCGGCGCAGCGCGATGCCGGGCGCAGGGCCGGTCGGCGATGA
- a CDS encoding anti-sigma factor family protein encodes MSEQIALTDHELLGYASASLPPAEATAIAARLAGDAAARATLAEWQRQDAALAALYQAVAREPVPTRLTDVIRRAEAEDVTRTGGRPWTSRWQIAATVAALALGVGAGWFARDLAASRPAAHTLASDAMRAYDTYVVEVAHPVEVAASDADHLNTWMSKRLGHQMRPPDFAAVGFTLMGGRIVPSEKGPAALYMYDNAAGQRITLYVAPQGASTTTAFQFAQEGPTQGFYWMDRDLSYAVVGTVPRSDLRRIALAAYEQLI; translated from the coding sequence ATGAGTGAGCAGATCGCCCTGACGGACCACGAGTTGCTGGGCTACGCCTCTGCCTCGTTGCCCCCGGCCGAGGCGACCGCCATCGCCGCGCGCTTGGCTGGTGATGCCGCCGCGCGCGCCACCCTCGCTGAATGGCAGAGACAGGATGCCGCCCTCGCCGCGCTCTATCAGGCCGTGGCGCGCGAACCCGTGCCGACGCGCCTGACCGATGTCATTCGCCGCGCCGAGGCTGAGGATGTGACAAGGACGGGCGGCCGCCCTTGGACGAGCCGTTGGCAGATCGCCGCGACGGTTGCCGCGCTGGCGCTCGGCGTAGGCGCAGGCTGGTTCGCGCGCGATCTGGCCGCGTCCCGTCCCGCGGCGCACACGCTCGCAAGCGACGCCATGCGGGCCTACGACACCTATGTCGTCGAGGTCGCGCACCCGGTCGAGGTCGCCGCCTCGGATGCTGATCACCTGAATACCTGGATGTCCAAGCGCCTTGGCCACCAGATGCGCCCACCGGACTTCGCCGCCGTTGGCTTCACGTTGATGGGCGGACGTATCGTGCCGTCCGAAAAGGGGCCAGCCGCGCTCTACATGTATGACAACGCCGCCGGACAGCGGATCACGCTTTACGTCGCGCCCCAGGGCGCCAGCACCACGACCGCCTTCCAGTTCGCGCAAGAGGGGCCGACCCAGGGGTTCTACTGGATGGACCGCGATCTGAGCTATGCGGTCGTCGGCACCGTCCCGCGCTCGGACCTGCGGCGGATCGCACTGGCGGCTTATGAGCAGTTGATCTGA
- a CDS encoding ABC transporter ATP-binding protein yields MPGAAPHILFDKVSLAFQPGGPPAIQDISLGVDRGEVLVVLGPSGCGKTTLLRLIAGLLRPSAGRVLVEGSPPRAGEDSALVFQNFRLLPWKTVAGNLAFALPHLDPDQRAARVAHFLSVVGLSRVARAFPRALSGGMQQRVALARALAAETDILLMDEPFASLDAQSRELMQGEILKLSRVTHEGRPRTVVFVTHSVDEALVLGDRVLLMSPRPGRVADLLTVPFARQPGDPRLQPQFAALRERLWDQLRQMVLSDPQSDFYGRGQAL; encoded by the coding sequence TTGCCGGGGGCAGCGCCGCATATCCTGTTCGACAAGGTCTCGCTCGCGTTCCAGCCGGGTGGCCCGCCCGCGATCCAGGATATCTCGCTGGGCGTGGACCGGGGCGAGGTGCTGGTGGTCCTAGGCCCTTCGGGCTGTGGCAAGACCACATTGCTGCGTCTGATCGCCGGGCTGCTGCGGCCCAGCGCGGGCCGCGTTCTGGTCGAGGGCAGCCCGCCGCGGGCAGGCGAGGACAGCGCGCTGGTGTTTCAGAATTTTCGGCTGCTGCCGTGGAAGACGGTCGCGGGCAACCTCGCCTTTGCATTGCCTCATCTCGATCCGGACCAGCGCGCGGCGCGCGTCGCGCATTTTCTAAGCGTGGTCGGCCTTTCGCGCGTTGCCAGGGCGTTTCCGCGGGCTCTGTCCGGCGGGATGCAGCAGCGCGTAGCGCTGGCCCGCGCGCTTGCAGCCGAGACGGACATCCTTTTGATGGACGAGCCCTTCGCCAGCCTCGATGCCCAGTCGCGCGAGTTGATGCAGGGTGAAATCCTCAAACTGTCGCGCGTGACCCATGAGGGGCGGCCCCGGACGGTGGTCTTTGTGACCCATAGCGTCGACGAGGCGCTGGTTCTGGGGGACCGGGTGCTGCTGATGAGCCCGCGGCCGGGCAGGGTGGCGGACCTCCTGACGGTGCCCTTTGCCCGGCAGCCGGGCGATCCGCGCCTGCAGCCCCAGTTTGCCGCGCTGCGCGAGCGGCTGTGGGACCAGCTGAGGCAGATGGTCCTTTCGGACCCGCAATCGGATTTCTATGGACGCGGGCAGGCGCTGTAG